Proteins encoded in a region of the Antedon mediterranea chromosome 2, ecAntMedi1.1, whole genome shotgun sequence genome:
- the LOC140041067 gene encoding uncharacterized protein, with the protein MFKITAMLQRVQLKRVGLIDMLTRMASTNSTKVDIGGKKLGKEDFNEAGFIRPSRHALLHEKVRICGSQSALPEDYYSSTKKESYFVRHQQGFVDENITSDMISEPIYGTYSITYIGTSSIVCHSKLILEKQQKCISTCIVQVICVNLESRRPCPVPKLFTDAHSYAAHAQKPNFPDLSETLKSSDEIYSKKVIVGDDDVDVNKHMNQASYFKFCIDVAQSYFRSRPNTDKILTYVTPYILNGQLRGYIAQYFGETQRGDELHYTMWQDLKQDHLLNFEAKKQNNVVFRGQLDFN; encoded by the exons atgtttaaaataacagCAATGCTTCAAAGGGTACAGCTGAAGCGAGTTGGCTTAATAGATATGTTAACAAGAATGGCATCGACAAACAGCACTAAAGTTGATATTGGCGGTAAAAAACTGGGAAAGGAGGACTTCAATGAAGCAG GTTTTATCCGTCCGTCAAGGCATGCACTACTTCACGAAAAGGTTCGTATTTGCGGTTCGCAATCAGCATTGCCAGAGGACTACTATTCGTCTACGAAGAAAGAATCTTACTTTGTGCGTCACCAGCAAGGATTCGTCGACGAGAATATCACCAGTGATATGATATCAGAACCTATATACGGTACGTATAGCATTACGTATATTGGGACATCTTCGATTGTTTGCCATAGTAAGCTGATATTGGAAAAACAGCAAAAGTGTATTAGTACATGTATTGTGCAAGTTATATGTGTTAATCTTGAGAGCAGACGACCGTGCCCAGTACCAAAATTGTTCACAGATGCGCATTCATATGCTGCGCATGCACAAAAGCCTAATTTCCCGGATCTATCTGAAACTCTAAAATCTTCAGATGAGATCTACAGCAAAAAGGTAATCGTTGGCGATGACGATGTGGACGTGAACAAACACATGAATCAAGCGTCATATTTCAAGTTTTGCATCGACGTTGCCCAATCATATTTTAGGAGTAGGCCTAACACTGATAAAATACTCACATATGTTACACCATATATTTTAAATGGTCAGTTACGAGGTTATATTGCTCAATATTTTGGCGAAACACAGAGAGGAGATGAATTACATTATACAATGTGGCAAGATTTAAAACAAGATCATCTTCTTAATTTCGAGGCAAAGAAACAGAACAATGTTGTTTTTAGAGGTCAACTAGATTTCAATTAA